The proteins below are encoded in one region of Macrococcus armenti:
- a CDS encoding phage tail domain-containing protein — protein MDLEITKKNGAKYRLSDYGIVKDIIVESPEVILRRRQVPGRPGAIDYGMDYGDKRIKVAFKFKHEHNIDYANLRDELYGFLLDEDSYFIQEKRSKDEWRYEFVDFGQAPINNYGLAGHNVSGYGWHVRLENAITPEQVVKGGEIELVFVTAGLPFGETTYTTMDLHSTGYDENLDVYGTADNIDFDYTNYSFTTSTFTIWNAGNAAVQPETMYVVITVRGLTAAKSFTIRNNSTGDVFTITKALSSDTLVLNGIKPTVNGINVFRNTNMQAISIKPGFNSFTLSGGTFSSVDIDFRFYYK, from the coding sequence ATGGACTTAGAGATTACGAAGAAGAACGGAGCAAAATACCGATTATCTGATTACGGAATCGTTAAGGATATTATCGTAGAAAGTCCGGAGGTTATTCTAAGGCGCAGGCAAGTACCGGGAAGACCGGGTGCGATAGACTACGGAATGGACTACGGAGATAAACGTATCAAAGTCGCGTTCAAGTTTAAACACGAGCATAACATCGATTACGCTAATCTGCGTGACGAGTTATACGGATTCTTGCTCGATGAAGATTCGTACTTTATACAGGAAAAGCGTTCTAAGGACGAATGGCGCTATGAATTCGTAGACTTCGGGCAAGCACCGATTAATAACTACGGATTAGCAGGCCATAACGTAAGTGGATACGGTTGGCATGTACGACTAGAAAACGCAATCACACCGGAACAGGTCGTCAAAGGCGGAGAAATCGAATTAGTATTCGTTACTGCCGGACTGCCTTTCGGAGAAACAACGTATACGACGATGGATTTACATAGTACGGGATACGACGAAAACTTAGACGTATATGGAACGGCAGATAATATTGATTTCGATTATACGAACTATTCGTTTACTACTTCGACCTTTACGATATGGAATGCAGGCAATGCAGCGGTGCAGCCGGAGACTATGTACGTAGTTATCACGGTAAGGGGATTAACCGCTGCTAAATCGTTCACTATCCGCAATAATTCTACAGGCGATGTATTTACGATTACTAAAGCGTTATCTAGCGATACTTTAGTGCTTAACGGCATCAAGCCGACAGTAAACGGGATTAACGTATTTCGTAATACGAATATGCAGGCGATAAGCATTAAGCCGGGATTTAATTCGTTTACATTGTCGGGTGGAACGTTTAGTAGCGTGGACATCGATTTTAGATTTTATTATAAATAA